A region of Geothermobacter ehrlichii DNA encodes the following proteins:
- the mfd gene encoding transcription-repair coupling factor, whose translation MSEDSAQEIQHATVHSVVEVCRASVTRAEVLGLHGSAGAHLLASLLIADRRPLMVLTADARQSARLARDLAFYHRRGDEIGHFPAWEMRPYDPLTPHPEVEATRLATLAGLAAGRLRAVVLPVRALMQRVMPKQVLQALSCELQLQQDYPRQELQRLLTGLGYQPVPLVEDRGTFSARGDIVDLFPPTGERPLRLEFFGDQLERIRPFDPVSQRSTGEELQRLALYPAREMILAGEFLAHFLDRLKQRCDELGLPRSAREAVAEEAREGYLTPGRSFLLPLVYPGLDTLFDYAGDARWVVVDGAGVEREADAFAAEIEEGQLVAGRRDEPWVPAASLYLTPEELERQLAVRPRLDFSPLQVYRLDADHPLFRIDARGNADLRVDPGAADGGLEALAGRLRRWLDERWRLLLVCHTRGQAERLADLLEPYGFALPKNPEPLTALPEPGQLQLVLGDLSAGFRLPLEKTAVVTEEELFGPRVRRRRGGEERARALLSSLAELKSGDLVVHVDHGIGRYHGLEHLRLGPVEGDFLHLEYAGQDKLYLPVDRIEKVQKYIGGEGAAEPRLDRLGGQGWEKACLRARTMVEELARDLLQIYARRELARGFRYSPPDRLYREFEAAFPYEETPDQLAAIEDVLADMTSDRLMDRLVCGDVGYGKTEVAIRAAFKAVLDGRQVAVLVPTTVLAQQHLVSFRQRLQDFPVTVEMVSRFVAPARQKEILQRVAEGRVDILIGTHRLLQRDVRFRELGLVVIDEEQRFGVAHKERLKKLRAEVDVLTLTATPIPRTLHLAISGLRDLSVIETPPVDRQAIRTYVTRFDEELVADAIRRELRRGGQVFFVHNQVRNIEAMADYLRTLVPEAKIVVGHGQLPEKELEKVMVDFIAGESNVLVCSTIIESGLDIPRANTIIINRADCFGLAQLYQLRGRVGRSSQRAYAYLLIPGEGALTRQARERLRVLQELTELGAGFRVASHDLELRGAGDLLGARQAGQIAAIGFEMYTELLQETIAELQGREKEEKVDPEIRLGVSAYLPEDYVPDPNQRLVLYRNMAAAREEDELYQAADELRDRFGEIPPPARLLLQVMRLRVLLKKLWIEQAEYDGRRLVCAFHAKTPVSPESILALLQRQPQRYRFSPDYRLTVQLGRMAPDELLAAARKELQLLLGAC comes from the coding sequence ATGAGCGAGGATTCTGCGCAAGAGATTCAGCACGCCACCGTCCACAGCGTGGTCGAGGTGTGCCGGGCGTCTGTCACCCGGGCCGAGGTCCTCGGCCTGCACGGCAGCGCCGGTGCCCACCTGCTCGCCTCCCTGCTCATTGCCGACCGGCGGCCGCTGATGGTGCTGACGGCCGATGCCCGCCAGAGCGCCCGCCTGGCCCGCGATCTCGCCTTCTATCACCGCCGTGGCGATGAGATCGGCCACTTTCCCGCCTGGGAGATGCGGCCCTACGATCCCCTGACCCCCCACCCCGAAGTCGAGGCGACGCGTCTGGCGACCCTGGCCGGGCTGGCTGCCGGCCGGCTGCGGGCGGTGGTGCTGCCGGTGCGCGCCCTGATGCAGCGGGTGATGCCGAAGCAGGTGCTGCAGGCCCTCAGTTGCGAACTGCAGCTGCAACAGGACTACCCCCGGCAGGAGCTGCAGCGCCTGCTCACCGGGCTTGGCTACCAGCCGGTCCCCCTGGTCGAGGATCGCGGCACCTTTTCCGCCCGCGGCGATATCGTCGACCTCTTCCCGCCGACGGGCGAGCGGCCGCTGCGGCTCGAATTCTTCGGTGACCAGCTGGAGCGCATCCGCCCCTTCGATCCGGTCAGCCAGCGCTCGACCGGCGAGGAGCTCCAGCGACTGGCCCTGTATCCGGCGCGGGAGATGATTCTCGCCGGCGAATTCCTTGCCCATTTTCTCGACCGGCTCAAGCAGCGCTGCGACGAACTCGGTCTGCCCCGTTCGGCCCGCGAGGCGGTGGCCGAGGAGGCCCGGGAGGGCTATCTCACTCCGGGCCGCTCCTTTCTGCTCCCCCTGGTCTATCCCGGGCTCGACACCCTGTTCGACTATGCCGGCGACGCCCGCTGGGTGGTGGTCGACGGCGCCGGCGTCGAACGGGAAGCCGACGCCTTCGCCGCCGAGATCGAGGAGGGGCAGCTGGTCGCCGGGCGGCGTGACGAGCCCTGGGTGCCGGCGGCCAGCCTCTACCTGACGCCGGAAGAGCTCGAGCGGCAGCTGGCGGTGCGGCCGCGGCTCGATTTTTCGCCGCTGCAGGTCTACCGGCTCGATGCCGACCATCCCCTCTTTCGCATCGACGCCCGCGGCAATGCCGATCTGCGGGTCGATCCCGGTGCCGCCGACGGCGGACTGGAGGCGCTGGCCGGGCGACTGCGGCGCTGGCTGGACGAGCGCTGGCGCCTGCTGCTGGTCTGCCATACCCGGGGGCAGGCCGAACGGCTGGCCGATCTGCTCGAACCCTACGGTTTTGCGCTGCCGAAGAATCCCGAACCGCTGACCGCGCTGCCGGAGCCCGGGCAGCTGCAGCTGGTGCTGGGCGACCTGTCGGCCGGTTTCCGGCTGCCGCTGGAAAAGACGGCGGTGGTGACCGAGGAAGAGCTGTTCGGGCCGCGGGTCCGGCGCCGGCGGGGGGGCGAAGAGCGGGCACGGGCGCTGCTGTCGTCGCTGGCCGAGCTGAAGAGCGGCGATCTGGTAGTGCATGTCGACCATGGCATCGGCCGCTATCACGGCCTGGAGCACCTGCGGCTCGGTCCGGTGGAAGGGGATTTCCTCCATCTCGAATACGCCGGACAGGACAAGCTCTACCTGCCCGTCGACCGCATCGAGAAGGTACAGAAATATATCGGCGGCGAGGGCGCGGCCGAGCCCCGCCTCGATCGGCTCGGCGGCCAGGGCTGGGAGAAGGCGTGCCTGCGCGCCCGGACCATGGTCGAGGAGCTGGCGCGCGACCTGCTGCAGATCTACGCCCGCCGGGAGCTGGCCCGGGGCTTTCGCTACTCGCCGCCTGACCGGCTCTACCGGGAGTTCGAGGCGGCCTTCCCCTACGAGGAGACGCCCGACCAGCTGGCGGCGATCGAGGACGTGCTGGCCGACATGACCAGCGACCGGCTGATGGACCGGCTGGTCTGCGGCGACGTCGGCTACGGCAAGACCGAGGTCGCCATCCGTGCCGCCTTCAAGGCGGTGCTCGATGGCCGGCAGGTGGCGGTGCTGGTCCCGACCACCGTGCTCGCCCAGCAGCACCTGGTCTCCTTCCGCCAGCGGCTGCAGGATTTTCCGGTGACGGTGGAGATGGTCTCCCGCTTCGTGGCGCCGGCCCGGCAGAAGGAGATTCTGCAGCGCGTCGCCGAAGGGCGGGTGGACATCCTGATCGGCACCCACCGGCTGCTGCAGCGGGACGTGCGTTTCAGGGAGCTGGGGCTGGTGGTCATCGACGAGGAGCAGCGGTTCGGGGTGGCGCACAAGGAGCGGCTGAAGAAGCTGCGGGCCGAGGTCGACGTCCTCACCCTGACGGCGACCCCCATTCCGCGCACCCTGCACCTGGCCATCAGCGGCCTGCGCGACCTGTCGGTCATCGAAACCCCTCCGGTCGACCGCCAGGCCATCCGTACCTACGTCACCCGTTTCGACGAAGAACTGGTCGCCGACGCCATCCGCCGCGAGCTGCGGCGTGGCGGGCAGGTCTTTTTCGTCCACAACCAGGTGCGGAACATCGAGGCGATGGCCGACTATCTGCGCACTCTGGTGCCGGAGGCGAAGATCGTCGTCGGCCACGGCCAGCTGCCGGAAAAGGAGCTGGAGAAGGTGATGGTCGATTTCATCGCCGGCGAGAGCAACGTTCTGGTCTGCTCGACCATCATCGAGAGCGGTCTCGACATTCCGCGCGCCAACACCATCATCATCAATCGTGCCGACTGCTTCGGCCTGGCCCAGCTCTACCAGCTGCGCGGCCGGGTCGGCCGCTCCAGCCAGCGGGCCTACGCCTACCTGCTGATTCCCGGCGAGGGAGCGCTCACCCGGCAGGCGCGGGAGCGGCTACGGGTATTGCAGGAGCTGACCGAGCTCGGCGCCGGTTTCCGGGTGGCCAGCCACGATCTCGAGCTGCGCGGCGCCGGTGATCTGCTCGGAGCGCGGCAGGCCGGGCAGATCGCCGCCATCGGTTTCGAGATGTACACCGAACTGCTGCAGGAGACCATCGCCGAACTGCAGGGGCGGGAGAAGGAGGAGAAGGTCGACCCGGAGATCCGGCTCGGCGTTTCCGCCTATCTGCCGGAGGATTACGTTCCCGATCCCAACCAGCGGCTGGTTCTCTATCGCAACATGGCGGCCGCGAGGGAGGAGGACGAGCTCTACCAGGCCGCCGACGAGCTGCGCGACCGGTTCGGCGAGATCCCGCCGCCGGCCCGGCTGCTGCTGCAGGTGATGCGACTGCGGGTGTTGCTGAAGAAGCTCTGGATCGAGCAGGCCGAATACGACGGCCGGCGCCTGGTTTGCGCCTTCCACGCCAAAACTCCGGTTTCGCCGGAAAGCATTCTCGCCCTGCTGCAGCGGCAGCCGCAGCGCTACCGGTTTTCGCCCGACTACCGGCTGACCGTTCAGCTGGGCCGGATGGCGCCGGACGAGCTGCTCGCTGCAGCCAGAAAAGAATTGCAGCTGCTGCTCGGCGCATGCTAG
- the nadA gene encoding quinolinate synthase NadA gives MNTSELQQEIRRLCVERNALLLAHNYQRDEIQEIADITGDSLGLSMEAARTDKDVIVFCGVHFMAESAAILAPDKTVLLPRLDAGCPMADMVTAEGLRELKAQHPDATVVTYVNSSAAVKAESDICCTSSNAVNVARSLDAKKLLLVPDRNLGRYIARHVPEKECICWEGYCPTHDRLTVADIERARAEHPDALFMAHPECTPEVLALADHICSTSGMYAFARSSEARKFIVGTEMGILYRLRKENPDKEFILPSKALICPNMKLTSLEDVLRALQTMQPVVTVDAEIRQKAKTALDRMLAVPRD, from the coding sequence ATGAATACGAGCGAATTACAACAGGAAATCCGTCGCCTCTGCGTCGAGCGTAACGCCCTGCTGCTGGCGCACAACTACCAGCGCGACGAAATTCAGGAAATCGCCGATATCACGGGGGATTCCCTCGGTCTGTCGATGGAGGCCGCCCGTACCGACAAGGACGTGATCGTCTTTTGCGGCGTTCATTTCATGGCGGAAAGCGCCGCCATCCTGGCGCCCGACAAGACGGTGCTGCTGCCGCGGCTCGACGCCGGTTGCCCCATGGCCGACATGGTCACCGCCGAAGGACTGCGCGAACTGAAGGCGCAGCATCCCGACGCCACCGTGGTCACCTACGTCAACTCCAGCGCCGCGGTCAAGGCCGAAAGCGACATCTGCTGCACCTCCTCCAACGCCGTCAATGTCGCCCGCTCCCTCGACGCCAAGAAGCTGCTGCTGGTGCCCGACCGCAATCTCGGCCGCTACATCGCCCGGCACGTGCCGGAGAAGGAGTGCATCTGCTGGGAGGGCTACTGCCCGACCCACGACCGACTGACCGTCGCCGACATCGAGCGGGCCCGCGCCGAGCATCCCGATGCCCTCTTTATGGCCCATCCGGAATGCACGCCGGAGGTGCTCGCGCTGGCCGATCACATCTGTTCGACCAGCGGCATGTACGCCTTCGCCCGTTCGAGCGAGGCGCGCAAGTTCATCGTCGGCACCGAAATGGGCATCCTCTACCGGCTGCGCAAGGAGAATCCGGACAAGGAATTCATCCTGCCGAGCAAGGCCCTGATCTGTCCCAACATGAAGCTGACCAGCCTCGAGGACGTGCTGCGGGCGCTGCAGACCATGCAGCCCGTGGTGACCGTCGACGCCGAAATCCGGCAGAAGGCGAAGACCGCCCTCGACCGGATGCTGGCGGTGCCGCGGGATTGA